DNA sequence from the Manihot esculenta cultivar AM560-2 chromosome 11, M.esculenta_v8, whole genome shotgun sequence genome:
CTTCTTTCTGTTCTGAATACCCTGCTTTAAAGATTCCAACCTTCTCCTGCACGGCACAATGGAGAAGCCTAATTAATTCAGTAGAGGAAACTAGAATACAGTTACAATATGATAGTTTTTACCATTTATTTCTCCAACACTTAAAAAGCATAGGTCAAATAGCTAACAGTCCATTAAAAAATATCAGCTAACTCAGTTTTTAATATCAGCTTTCTCTTCCCAACAACTATTCTggctttatatttattaatacagctcaaaaaagaaaacaacTTTTACCTATTAATTTCAAGATATGTATTGGGGTGGGGGGGGGAAGGTGGAGTCCACACTACAAACCATTTAGTAACCAGGTACACCTGCCCAATCTTAATCAAAGCCACTTATTGACAAATATAATTGAAACAACTCCATACTATTTTAAGTTGAAAAGGAACTGATTCATTTTATCTGTGTAAACATTAATGCCTATTCCATGAAGTACAAGGATGTGTATAGAAATTACTTTGTATCAGTAAGACGACCATGCAAGCTCCATCTCTGGCGAAATCCTTCAATGCCTTCAATTCCACTAGCAAGAATCAGGCGCCTATGTAGGTAAACAGTATGGCACATGAGTGATGTCCAAAGAAGTGTAAACAATCCAAATAGCTAAATATCAGTCATTTGTATTGTACCATCAACAGCAACTCTTTTAGAAATTGTTAATTTATCTTTCTTTCTATTTCTTATATATTACAAGTACAATGGTTAGCACGGTGCACCACTTCTGTTACAAAGAAATCCAGGTCCTTATCCTTTTACAAAGCTGATCCCAAAACTAGGATACAGGATAAAACATGAACATGAAAATATAAACATTGAACAAGTACACATTGCTTGCACTGACACGTCACAGTATGCATATTCATATCCTTGCAAGAAGAAACTTTCACAACATATTATCAAAACTATTGTCACATAAAGTACCTATCCAGTGATGTGATTTCTGATTCAAGCTGAGAAACTCTTTCCTTTGCTTCATCTAAGGGCATTGATAACCCCAATTTACGCTCACTATCTTGAAGCCGTTTCCTGATTTCCATATCCTGTCACTCAgcattttaagaaagaaagaaaggagcTATTTATGTCAATCAATGAGTCAAGCTCCAAAATCTCCATTTACacatttaaacataaaatacaaaAAAGCCAAGCATAAAAGGAAATCATTCTCACCCTCTTCTCAGCACACTGACGATATAAAACAAGCTCATCTTGACAGAAAGGCTCAATGTCATTGATTTGCAAACCTACAATATATTCAGGAATTAATTACTCATTAGTGTCCGTTTATAAGACCTTATAGTGAAAATCAAAGACCGGCGATTTTAGCTGTAATTAAAGTTATTTTCTTCCTTTCATTCATAGAAAGAATAATTTCATAACATCATATGTATCAGTCTAACTAACAAGGTAACATGAAAAGTAGATGCCCCTAATGTCAAGGTTAAGCAATCATGTTTGAAGTATATTTTGCATAACAACTCTACCGGATACCATTAACAAACTAAATTGTCCAATGAATTAAACAAACACAATGGAAATGCAAACTTACAGAGAAATAGGTTCCTTAAAATTCCATCACACA
Encoded proteins:
- the LOC110626070 gene encoding uncharacterized protein LOC110626070 isoform X1 → MDVDSQPTMEETILVGDDLMMGPPSPLVPPEIASHVLEGVDLCDGILRNLFLCLQINDIEPFCQDELVLYRQCAEKRDMEIRKRLQDSERKLGLSMPLDEAKERVSQLESEITSLDRRLILASGIEGIEGFRQRWSLHGRLTDTKRRLESLKQGIQNRKKDVNKDEPAPSSTTKRWFFW
- the LOC110626070 gene encoding uncharacterized protein LOC110626070 isoform X2 encodes the protein MDGLQINDIEPFCQDELVLYRQCAEKRDMEIRKRLQDSERKLGLSMPLDEAKERVSQLESEITSLDRRLILASGIEGIEGFRQRWSLHGRLTDTKRRLESLKQGIQNRKKDVNKDEPAPSSTTKRWFFW